In one Dermacentor variabilis isolate Ectoservices chromosome 4, ASM5094787v1, whole genome shotgun sequence genomic region, the following are encoded:
- the LOC142578120 gene encoding uncharacterized protein LOC142578120 encodes MVNTFAELREAHLTNHYTRLSKTPSGRRLLARLHIHHPTLTEERVRIPEIWRYALHVRPLPANMTRDDHSGRRLARAEALARHYGNKHGVFYVDASGPHHGGWFTAAVVHQNTAVNGLTFKAQDITHAEEVAIALAAADQDSRVIISDSRGACRNIERGFIPYLAYRLLQCSNYVGVPAPRTIVWTPAHEGLEGNEAADAADRALTLRASPSPPVAADSDPNPVFTFKEITQHYQYGHAIFPKPCKGLTKADERLLLRLYTKTLLCPAIQKHFDPACTGKCPHCEEKSSDTFHMVWACQSTPHLPPIPNPTREDWEAALLGCSDLASQKALVGRARAAATANGLL; translated from the coding sequence ATGGTCAACACCTTCGCGGAACTCCGAGAAGCACACTTGACAAACCACTACACAAGACTCTCAAAGACGCCGTCGGGTCGCCGCCTtcttgcccgactacacatccacCATCCAACACTGACGGAGGAGCGCGTGCGCATCCCGGAAATCTGGAGATACGCCCTGCACGTGCGCCCTCTTCCGGCCAACATGACACGAGACGACCATAGTGGCCGGCGCCTCGCGCGCGCGGAAGCGTTGGCACGTCACTATGGGAACAAGCACGGAGTattctacgtggacgcctccggcccacACCATGGGGGTTGGTttacggccgcagtcgtccaccaaaaCACCGCGGTGAACGGCCTTACGTTCAAAGCACAAGACATAACACATGCGGAAGAGGTGGCCATCGCGCTCGCCGCCGCAGATCAGGACTCGCGGGTCATTATTAGCGACTCACGAGGGGCCTGCAGGAACATTGAAAGGGGCTTTATTCCCTATTTGGCGTACCGCTTACTTCAATGCAGCAATTATGTCGGGGTCCCCGCGCCCCGCACGATAGTATGGACTCCCGCGCACGAGGGTCTCGAGGGCAACGAAGCGGCCGACGCCGCTGACCGCGCGCTCACTCTCCGGGCATCgccttcgcctcccgtcgctGCGGACTCCGACCCCAATCCGGTATTTACCTTCAAGGAAATCACCCAACACTACCAATATGGCCATGCAATCTTTCCTAAGCCCTGTAAGGGCCTCACGAAGGCGGATGAGCGTTTACTCCTTCGCCTCTATACTAAAACACTGTTGTGCCCGGCAATCCAAAAACATTTCGACCCTGCGTGCACAgggaagtgcccgcactgtgaggaaaaatcttcggacactttccacatggtgtgggcatgccaatcaacccctcaccttccccctatacccaaccctacccgggaggactgggaggcggccctgctcggctgctccgaCCTGGCGAGCCAGAAGGCCCTGGTCGGCCGTGCCCGAGCCGCGGCTACAGCCAATGGGCTCCTGTAA